The Lycium barbarum isolate Lr01 chromosome 9, ASM1917538v2, whole genome shotgun sequence genome has a segment encoding these proteins:
- the LOC132610238 gene encoding transcription factor SCREAM2-like isoform X2 encodes MRSCNFFVQSLNLMLVTARYFHGMQISESSIIVDASKYIQELKHKVERLNQDITTTAPHTSNNNTTSWPQVEVETLEKGFLVNVYSERSCPGLLVSILEVLEDLGLNVLEARVSCTDTFRLQAFGGENEEAIINAQVVTEAVFEAIKNWSESNEQG; translated from the exons TGTGACTGCGCGATATTTTCATGGCATGCAGATCAGTGAAAGCTCAATCATAGTGGATGCATCAAAGTATATTCAAGAATTGAAACACAAAGTGGAAAGGCTTAATCAAGACATTACTACTACTGCTCCTCATACTTCTAATAACAACACTACTTCATGGCCC CAAGTTGAAGTGGAAACCCTAGAAAAAGGTTTCTTGGTAAATGTATATTCAGAAAGAAGTTGCCCTGGCTTGCTTGTTTCCATATTAGAAGTTCTTGAGGACCTTGGCCTTAACGTGCTTGAAGCTAGGGTTTCTTGCACTGACACCTTTCGTTTACAAGCATTTGGAGGAGAG AATGAAGAAGCTATCATTAATGCCCAAGTGGTGACGGAGGCAGTTTTTGAAGCTATTAAGAACTGGAGTGAAAGCAACGAGCAAGGCTAA
- the LOC132610531 gene encoding BTB/POZ domain-containing protein At3g56230, whose amino-acid sequence MDCSICSAMPFILRPPRNTICVACYDGARTIITLTTNKLDNSENTKGNDNKTVTGLSVSSSNPSIKGFANALKWVKEMKEMEEELNEKLNYLSGFVVAFKDHIHTDILIKPGNDAPSIPAHRAILAARSDIFKNILDSDGCKAPPSDTITLPELNYDELESLLEFLYSGDLPKEKIEKHVYSLSVAADKYEIPFLQKFCEHQMLGSLNTSNALDVLEISDTCSNLSLKETSLNFIVKNMEDIVFTSRFDAFALKNPHLTVQITRASFIDIKNRRLGV is encoded by the exons ATGGATTGTTCAATATGTAGTGCAATGCCATTTATTCTAAGGCCACCGAGGAATACAATATGTGTAGCTTGTTACGACGGAGCCAGAACAATAATTACGTTGACCACCAACAAGCTTGATAACAGTGAAAATACAAAAGGAAATGATAATAAAACAGTAACTGGACTTTCTGTTTCTTCATCCAATCCATCTATTAAG GGATTTGCAAATGCATTAAAATGGGTGAAAGAAATGAAGGAGATGGAGGAGGAATTAAACGAGAAGCTGAATTATCTTAGTGGTTTTGTTGTTGCCTTTAAAGATCATATTCATACCGATATTTTAATTAAGCCTGGCAATGATGCTCCCTCCATACCAGCCCATAGAGCTATTCTG GCAGCAAGATCTGATATCTTCAAGAACATATTGGATTCAGATGGGTGCAAAGCTCCACCAAGTGACACAATAACCTTGCCTGAACTAAACTACGATGAATTAGAGTCTCTATTAGAATTCCTCTACAGTGGAGATTTGCCTAAAGAAAAGATCGAAAAACACGTCTATTCATTGTCAGTTGCAGCAGACAAGTATGAAATCCCCTTTTTACAGAAATTCTGCGAGCACCAAATGTTGGGATCATTGAACACATCGAATGCTCTCGATGTTTTAGAGATTTCGGACACTTGTTCTAACCTGTCTTTAAAGGAGACATCCTTAAACTTCATTGTTAAGAACATGGAGGACATTGTTTTTACATCTAGATTTGATGCATTTGCACTCAAGAACCCTCATCTAACTGTACAGATCACTAGGGCTTCTTTTATAGACATTAAAAATAGAAGGCTTGGTGTTTGA